The following nucleotide sequence is from Bacteroidota bacterium.
CGTTGATGGTGATTTTGGTTGTATATTTCGTTTCTGAAAAACATGGGAGACTTGATCCCACAACATTGCTTCTAACCGGAATAATGGTGGGTGCTTTTTTTAATGCAATAATTTTGTTGGTAATGGTTATCAGGCATCAGGAAGTTCGTGGGGCTTTTTTGTGGTTGATGGGAAATCTATCATCAGCGGATATGAATTCTTTTCTTGTCGTTGCACCGGTTGTTCTAATTGCTATCATCGTAATTTATTTAAATTCAAGAAAATATAACCTGATAGCTACGGGCGACGAGGCTGCTCAATCTCTCGGTGTTGAAGTCGAAAATTTTAAACGAATTTCTTATGGCTTGGCATCACTTATTACCGGACTCGTTGTTTCGTTGAGTGGTATTATAGGATTTGTTGGTTTGATTATTCCGCATATTTCGCGAATGATATTCGGAGCTGACCACCGAATATTAATACCTGTTTCGTTTCTACTTGGTGCAATTCTACTTGTTGTTGTTGACACAATTGCACGCACGTTAATCTCGCCGGCTGAAATTCCTGTTGGTACAGTTACAGCATTCATCGGAGCTCCGATTTTTATTTGGCTTTTGAAGAGAAGCCAAACACGTTGAGAATAATCTCAAAACTCAAAACTCTGCGTCAAAGACGCATCATAAATCTAAAATCTAAAATCCTAAATCTCGTCTTGCAAATTCCTACATCCAGTAAGGATAAATCCAGGGAGGCTTACTAATTTCATCCAACCGTTGAACTTCTTCGAGAGTCATTTCCCACTCTGCGGTTCTGAGTAAATCGGAAAGTTGTTCCTTATTTCGAGCACCAATGATTACTGAACTAACTGCTGACTTGCACAATAAATAATTTATTGCCGCTTGTGAAATCGTAGCATTGTGTTTATTTGCAATTTTCTCCAACTCATCTACAATATCAAAGCCCTTCTCCTCATCAAATTGCAAAAACTGTTTTTCAGCATTGCTGCGACGAGCTGCATCGGGTCGTGGCTTTCCTCGCCGATACTTACCTGTTAAAAATCCACCGGCTAACGGACTCCACGGTAAAATACCGAGACCTTGGTCAAGACATAAAGGCACGAGTTCAAATTCTAATTCCCGTGCAACTAACGAGTAGTAAGATTGTAGCGTGATAAATTTTTCTAAATTATATTTTTCAGAAGTTGCGAGCGCTTTCATTAACTGCCAACCGGCGTAGTTCGAACATCCGATGTAGCGGACTTTTCCTTGACGCACTAAATCATCAAGTGCAGTGAGTGATTCATCTAATGGTGTAAGGTGATCGAAATTGTGTACCTGATAAAGATCGATGTAATCAGTTCCGAGTCGCTTTAAACTTGCATTGCACGCTTCGATAATATGATGGCGCGATAGTCCAATATCGTTCGGACCTTTTCCCATCCTTCCGAAAACTTTTGTAGCAAGAATAATTTCTTTCCGTTTTTTGCCAAGTGCCTTCCCTAATATTATTTCCGATTGCCCGTCTGAATAAATATCGGCAGTATCAAAAAAATTTATTCCTGAATCGATAGCGATATTCACTAATTCATCAGCTTCTTGCTGTTGCGTAGATCCCACGTTCTTCCAATAACCCGAACCTCCGAATGTCATAGTCCCGAAACATAATTCAGAAACTTTTAAACCCGAACTACCTAATAGTCGCATATTTTTATCCTTTCAAGTTATTAAGAGAATTCAATATTTGGTGTATGCCGAATCAGAACAAGTATTGCTGACTGCGGAACAATCAAATATTTTTTCGATTCGTATTCAATCTCTATTGCCTGCTCTTTGGTGAAGATTGCGTAGTCGCCTTCTTCAGCTTGAAGCGGTATATATTTAACCGGATCTTTTGGAGTTGTTGACCAAGGCTCTTGGTCAATAAATTGAGGATTTGGAACCGGATAGCCAGGACCTACTTTTACGATGTAACCGCTTTGCACCTTTTCTTTTTCTTTTACAGTCGGCGGTAAGTATAAACCGTGTTCGGTTTTATCTTTATCACTTTCAGGTGCGATAAGCACCTTATCGCCGATTATGATTATTTTGTTGTTTTTAAATTTCATTCTGTAAAAATATAACAAAAATTTCTCTTAAAAACTTTATAATCGCTTGAACCTCAACAAAATAATCCCTATCTTATTGCTGAAATGTTGGGTCCTGTCCTATTTAGAAAATGGGTAAGTATGGATTGCCGGACACTCAAATTTATATTATTTATTTCTGAAAACCCTTAATTCATGAAATTAAAATTTCAACTTCATAAAATTCTGTTAATGATTTTGTCGCAGACTTATTCGCTGACTGATGTGAGGGACTTTGTTGCGATTTGTTACGACTTGGCATTACCGATGATTCGAAAAAAAATCAACAACAGTAAGATGAATCCACTTACAGTTGGGATGAACGCCTCCGACTTAGTGTACGATTGTTTAGGCGATCTTTTTAACCGTGACACCTCCGGAAATTTTAAACAACTGCAGCGTTACTTCCATAATAAATTTGAAAATCTGAATATTGTCACCGAAGAACAAATAATCATAGCTCTCCGTCAATTATTATTTAAAAAAATCGAACAAAATATAATTCGTATTTACAGTGAAATCGATCCGATCTACGGAAAGATTTTAAGAAATGTTAAACTTGGCATTGAGAATTCAACCTCGCTAAAAATGGTTGAGCGGTTCGGCGAAAATTACATCACTCTTAAAAATGTTCATCTTAATGAAAATCTTCAAGCGATTAATTGTGAATGGCTGAAACAAGAACTTGCCCGTGCAGTTTCGATACACGATAAAATACCAACAATGCTAAAGAAGTTATACGAAATAATTAACAGTCAAATTGAATACAATAAAATTGTTTCACTTGACAATGTTGTCCGTTTGTTCAAAGAAATATATCACGTGGGCTGGAAATTGGAAAGGGCCGAAGAAGAAATATATGAATGTACAACTGATATCGATGATATTATTAAGATAGCAGAAGATGTCTGCCAAAAAATTAAATCCGAACTATACTCGACTTACGTCGAGAGTGGTAAAAAATGTGAGAACGTATTTAATTGTTACATTTACGCCTTGCGCGATGTACTCATAGCTGAATACGGAAACGGAGAGACAATCCAGGGAACGTATTACGACTTCCTGAATAGTAAATTAACTGAAATTACAAAGGATTCTTACATATCGGAACACAGGACCGTGTTTGAATACATCGCGAAACTTGGGAAAGGTAAAATGCTTGATGAATTACATAAAATGTAAGATGTTTCTGGAAATAACCTCAAATGCATGTATATATTAATGAATACAATGTACCATATAGATGAAAAAATATTAGAACTTTACGTTTTAGAGGCAGCGGAAGTTATTGATAAAAAAGAGGATATCGAGAAACACATCAAAAACTGCCAAGGATGCCGCAAATTATTTGAGGAGATGGAATCGTACTACGCTGAAGTTGATAAGTCAACAGAAGAACGG
It contains:
- a CDS encoding iron ABC transporter permease, translated to MEAFKVNRSFITLKNTIQLSSLLLFSLLLVSIFSISVGTVAIPLNQILNFLTGGKIAEEYSTILFELRLPRILLAIIVGGGLSVAGVVFQALLRNPLAEPFILGVSSGGTLGAVLAISFGLGVSIISIPASAFLGSLMVILVVYFVSEKHGRLDPTTLLLTGIMVGAFFNAIILLVMVIRHQEVRGAFLWLMGNLSSADMNSFLVVAPVVLIAIIVIYLNSRKYNLIATGDEAAQSLGVEVENFKRISYGLASLITGLVVSLSGIIGFVGLIIPHISRMIFGADHRILIPVSFLLGAILLVVVDTIARTLISPAEIPVGTVTAFIGAPIFIWLLKRSQTR
- a CDS encoding co-chaperone GroES family protein; its protein translation is MKFKNNKIIIIGDKVLIAPESDKDKTEHGLYLPPTVKEKEKVQSGYIVKVGPGYPVPNPQFIDQEPWSTTPKDPVKYIPLQAEEGDYAIFTKEQAIEIEYESKKYLIVPQSAILVLIRHTPNIEFS
- a CDS encoding aldo/keto reductase, whose product is MRLLGSSGLKVSELCFGTMTFGGSGYWKNVGSTQQQEADELVNIAIDSGINFFDTADIYSDGQSEIILGKALGKKRKEIILATKVFGRMGKGPNDIGLSRHHIIEACNASLKRLGTDYIDLYQVHNFDHLTPLDESLTALDDLVRQGKVRYIGCSNYAGWQLMKALATSEKYNLEKFITLQSYYSLVARELEFELVPLCLDQGLGILPWSPLAGGFLTGKYRRGKPRPDAARRSNAEKQFLQFDEEKGFDIVDELEKIANKHNATISQAAINYLLCKSAVSSVIIGARNKEQLSDLLRTAEWEMTLEEVQRLDEISKPPWIYPYWM